The genomic window aagtaaacatggcacaagcaagcagataggtaaaccccttatcccatgtaattagcaaaacatgcatatttatttgcaaacggtaaaacatttgtaaattgggatcaacatgctcaaggggaatgtgtgacttgccttgcttcttcactttgatcttctgAACTCCTATCCTCGTGACCGCGATCTTCCGAAATGACGGAAcaacacgctggcacgcaaaacgaggaaaaaactctaataaaaaccaagaaaacagtacataaaaagtaaacaaacatgtagagctcaattttagatgaattttgcaagttgaacggcccaattcggagttcgaatgaattagatatgaattttagaagttttgagccattttaatggatttctataattaaactcgatttattgcgcaattatcaattatttttacaaaggaaattattatgctgacgtcagcaagggggggtgaggcgccgacaggcgggctcAATGCGTCAGCGGGCAAAAGGATCTAGCCCaccgtggaccgagtccacggtgGAGGTGCAAGGCAGAGGGGTGGGTTGGCTCGCCGGCCAACCTGACcgggcggaggcagcggcgcgtGGCCGGacagccaccggcggcggcgcggcgcggcgcggcgcggcggcgagcggtgccgaggcacggcggcgacgcgcatgCCGCAGCCGGCGggcaaagagagaaaaagaaagggaggggaggaggagggagatgctCACCGACGCGGGAAGGACGACGACAACAATGGCGATGGCAGCGCCGGCCCGGCGAGCAAGGGGGCGGCTGGGGAGCGGCGAAAAcgagcggaggaggcgaagagggaggcggcggagctcaccgAGGGGCACAACGGCGAAGGAAGCGGCTGATGGGGCTCGagcagagggaggcggcggcgctccacggGGCGAAGACGTCGGCGGCGATTCAGCGGTCTCCAACGAAGGTGGAGGAGCGGCCGGGGTACGGGGGAGCGCGGCGAACACAGTAGaggcggtggtgcggcgcgAGGTGGCAAGGAACAACGGTAAGAGGCGGCCGAAGGCGGCAAACGCGGCGACGTCCTCGGCTTCGCGGTGGAGATGGTGTTGCTGCGGTGGAACGGGAAAACAAAGCAGAGGCCGGGGTGCTAtgcgatgcggcgaagccgacggtggcggtggcgtggcttggcggtggctagggcggcggtggcacgctGCCGGAGTCGGCAAAGTGGCGGTGGAGCTCGGGTTCATGGTGGAATCGGTGCCCGGGTGGTTTATTGCGGAAGCGGAGCGGTGGACGGGATGCGGCAAAGCGCGGTGAGGCCGGCGATGCaagcggcgcggcacggggacggcggtagcggcagcagcggccggCTGGAgtccgccggcgagcggcggagctcgggtgcGCGTGAGGAGAGCGCGGGGGCACGCGGCGGGCTCGGGAAAGTTAGGGGAGCGCGCGAGGACGGCACGGGGATGGATTTTATAGCTCGAGGGAGCGACGGGGAGGCCGGGGAGTGGCGGATTTGGAGGGGAAGTGGGGTGCCGGCATGGGTTTGAATCGGCCCCAACCGGCGCCGATTTacgaggggagagaggggaaacgTGGGCGCGGGTTGGAAGAGGTGGATGGTGGTTGCGGGCGAGCGGGCGGAGTGGGGCGAAGGGGCCTCGGGCGCGCGGAAAAACCGGCGACGTGGAACGGCAATGGCGGTTGGGGTTGGCTGGCgagaggtaggaggaggagctgaCGGGTGGGACCGTCGGTCCCATCTGTCGGcgaagggagagaaggagggacgCAAAACAGACTTTTACGAGCGGGCCAAGGGAGAAGGGAGCCGGcccgagagagggaggaggcgcgcgggCCGCTTgagaggaaggagggggaggaatttgggccgagcccgaaagggaggaaggggaaggaaggagaattaaatttgttttctttttatttaattggttaaatgatctttgtgactttaaaattatttcttgagctccgaaaatttgcgaaaaaatccggagagtattttagggcacaaagaatattaaaaaaatattctcggccaatgatttttaaaggaaattttaatttcctctataaattcacttgattaaattgatttaacttttatttaatttctagaaaatgcattattaaatgatttttaaatcccgaacgaaaatcggggcgttacacgCAAGCGGCCCCGAGGCTGATGCGCGGCGACTCGGTGCACGGCGAAGTCGGACGCCAGGGCGGCACGTgcaaggggaggagaaggccaaCTAAACCACGGTTTTTGAGTGGGATGTGGTCCCCAAGGATCCAGCATAGACTTtgcaaaggattggatagggaTTGGGCTGAGTTAGTCGAGCTAGGCATTCTGCCGAATACCTTGAGGGCAATTAACAGTGTTTTCAGGAATTTTTGAATATGTCCCTAGGAAAGAATGAATTTAATATATGAATTTGGAAGGGTTTTACTAGGGTTTGGAGTGTAGCAAATCCTCACTAATATTAAGGTAAACTAAGGAAATAATctaaagtttaaaatttgagagaatttgctcaaattcactaAGGTTTGGAATAAAAGGAATAATTACGGTAAATTAGTATGGTTCTAAGGAAGTAATACTTGAACCAATTAagaatcaaatagatttttaaaacacactaatttaatcaaaagccagcatgatgcagtcaaattttagtttaaaatttgaggatgttacactCCCCTAAGGCCCTAACACGTTCctcttcccttcttctcttcctactacaccataaataaaaaaaaagtaaaaaaacacaagttagaaaaaaaataaaaatagaaaaaaaaatctaatactcttATTTATGTGCATAGACTCTATACTTATGTATAGACTTTGTTGTCGAGTGACAACCGCGTCACGTCGAAGAACGTGGGATTGGGTCTGGTGTTTTGAACAGTAAATGGTATTGACTTAATAAAATGTTTGGGATCCCCCTATCACATGGCACTAGGGGGCTATTCATAGCCCTAGTACAAGCTGTTACCCTCTAGGGTTTATTGTTTACAGGAGATTTTACATGAATACCCTCATGACGGTGACATCTACAGGGGTAACCAATGTCTATTGAGTTGTGGGCCTGCTAACAGCTTCCTCGGCCTGCCCCAAGCAAGTGGCGAACAACCTTCTCGGACCGATCCCGAGCGAAGCTGCATCCCGCTCTACCGAAAGGGGATGCCTTCATACTTCGCCATGAGCTTCGCCATGTACTTTGTCTTCATGCTTCGCCATGGGCTTCGCCTTCATCCAGACTTAGCTTCCGGTCATTTTATAGATCCCTGATGGTTTCAGCGGGTTCGGGCGAAGGCCCTCATGACAAGCCTccaacaaactttatatcataAACTTTGcacgtataaactttatgtatagaaatatatatatatatatatatatatatatatatatatatatatatatatatatatatatatatatatatatatatatagtatttgaatcgggtatataaactttttgacttataaactttaggtgtataaatttactaaaataggaaagtaatgcggtgccaaaaaagtaAACCACGTGAGGAGGGGCCTGATCGCGTGGGGTGAACAATCGCCCATTAGGATTTTCGCCTGATATAGGGATAGGCAAACCACAAATTTCGAACCTTGCACTGCACCCGAATGCTGGctgaaaaaggaaagaagatgGAGAAGAAAGGGAGGCCGTGTGGGCCTgagggagaaaaaggaagggaggtgGCCCGAGTGAAACAGTGtctctttttattttccatGGATTTGTTTGAGGGGCATTTGGAAGATTTGATATTTGAACTCACAAAGTTCTCAGGATTTGAAACAGTAACTTCATAGGCTAGTATTTTGATGGTTTTGAATTGGATTTGAAAGGAATTTGAGAtgggtttggggggggggggggggggggggggggaggaaaTATGGGAAAGGACGATGCAAAACGGATTTGAATTAATTCACAAGGTAGGGATTCATAAAATGGATTTTGGGTTGACGAGATAGAACCCGAATGGTAGGGTGTCGATTTTGAATTCTTAGAAGAAGGGCTTCCGGGGAAGAGGTTgaattccaaaattcaaatttcaagagttgattttgaattgggatttttgaaaaaaaaatttataattaaggTTTTTATTAAAATAGTTTTCAACGGTCCGAAAAATTGGGGCGTTGCATGCATGGAGCTAGACGCGTTTCCGATTGTTTCAAACGACCGCACCGGACGGTACATGATTTGGTTGGGTTCGCACATTGTAGATCATTTCAGATGACGCACTAGACTTTACAATGCAGCACCGGACTTAGTGCACGATGTACATAATTTGAAATCAGGGTGCACGCGCTCACTCTAATTTGGACGTAAAAACGGAAAACAAATGCACACAGTCCATGAAAACACTAAACACTGGACAAAATGTCTCCTCTTTTTATCGTGCTTACATGTAGGGGCAAGATAACTATGGCTGCGCCGGTGCATGCATGGCCTCCTTGAAGGCCCTGGAGCCGCGAATCCTGGCGTCCTACCCACTACGGGAGAGAGGACGAATGGTGAGCTACACGCCTTTGGCATGGTGCCCTTCTTCATCCCGGAACGTGAGCAGGAGATACATCTGTGCATGCTATTGGATGGGTGCTTCGTCCTCCGTCGGCTACTCAAGTATGCACGCATTTCCAGGAGGAATTAGAAGCTTCTACTTCTACTCGCAGCAACGATGACCATGACGAGGACTCgactcagggtgtgtttagttccacactaaaattggaagtttgaagaaattgaaacgatgtgacggaaaagttggaagtttttgtgtataggaaagttcgATATAacagaaaaattgaaagtttgaagaaaaaagttagaatctaaacagtGCCTCAGATATTCGGGAGGTGTTGGGTCTGGGGATTTGTCACGACCGACCTGCTGCTGATGGAGAACCAGATCCCTTTCTTTGTCATCCAGAAGCTGTTCGAGTAGCTTCGGATGAACAGTGATAataaggccattcacagtgcgtCCTAAAATTTTACCAGATTTCACATGCCACATGGACCAAGAACCATACTAGCTACATACTCCACAATGCATATTACTTATAGTGGGTCTTacctatctctctcctctcacttttctccctccccctctctcctctcacttTTCCCACTACCACCAGTCCCTCATGGGCGGAGGAAGCGAAGTGGCGCCGACGGTGAGcgtcgcggcggcagcggcaccgGGCAGGGCTCCACGCCTCCAACTCTCCTCGTCGCACCGCACTCACCCCCGCCCCCGCAGTTCCAGCAGCCTGAGCAGCATCGGCGGTGGTCACCGCCACGGCCGCAACGGAGGCggcaggagaggagaggtggcggcgctgcccAAGTGGCAACGGCGCCGGGCGGGCGGAAGATATGAACAATGGCGGCGCCAAGCGGAGCCCGtagacgacggcgccgccacaCGGAGCCGCGGATGATGGCGCCGCCGATCTGTGGAACTCGGGAggctcttctccctctccgtcgCCGATGGtccgagcagcgacgacgacattGGGCGGTCttagcggcaacggcggcggctatgGATCGAGCTCGCCGGCTCCGAATCGATGTCGCTCgtccccttctcttctcctctgccgcgtctcccctcctcctcctccactggtGCAGGAGCGAGGGACGGTGGGGCAGCTGCGTGAAGCCGGGGCTGCGACTTgcctcggcgccgccacgcTCAAATCTCCCCGTCGGCggcctccccctctcccctctatctCCTCTCTCCCATCTTGATGGCACGGAGCGCGAGTGTGGGTTCCACTTGCGATGAGAAACCCATAGCTAAAGTTGGCTCCGCGGTCCTGATGAGGCTGTGCAAATTGATAATGTGGCAAGGAATATTCGTTTTTTGGTGGTGAGGCTGAACGTCACGGAGGTCcattgtgaatggcctaagAAGACCAATGACGACGACGTCCTTGTCACCGGAACACTGCGGCTTTTCCGCTCCCTCCGCCCGCAGAAGCTCTACTCCTCGCCAACGATCTCATGCATTCAAATGGATGTGCACCACCTCCTGCACCTCTACTACATCTCCATAGGCTTCCCACTTGCAGGCTGCAGCGGCGCCAAAGGCACCGGCACCCGACGACATCCGCCACCATCAGAGCTCTTGCAGTGGATCCCGTGTGCCAGGGAGCTGGAGGAGGCCGGCATTAGATTCCGCCCTTGGAAAGGCGCGACAAGCTTCCTCGACGTGAATTTCAGTGACGGTGGCATCCTGGAGATCCCCGAGCTGCCGGCCATTGGAAGACTACAGCGAGCCCCTGTTCCGCAACCTGATCGCCTTCGAGCAGACGTGCCCCTTCACGCAGGGCCACGTCACCGCCTACGCCATCTTCATGGACAGCCTCGTCACCTCGCCGGAGGACATGAGGCTGCTGCTCATCATCAGCGGCGT from Oryza glaberrima chromosome 6, OglaRS2, whole genome shotgun sequence includes these protein-coding regions:
- the LOC127777386 gene encoding uncharacterized protein LOC127777386; the encoded protein is MNPSSTATLPTPAACHRRPSHRQATPPPPSASPHRIAPRPLLCFPVPPQQHHLHREAEDVAAFAAFGRLLPLFLATSRRTTASTVFAALPRTPAAPPPSLETAESPPTSSPRGAPPPPSARAPSAASFAVVPLGELRRLPLRLLRSFSPLPSRPLARRAGAAIAIVVVVLPASRVVPSFRKIAVTRIGVQKIKVKKQDLGQEEDPYDYYYDDPDNLENP